A single window of Desulfovibrio sp. G11 DNA harbors:
- a CDS encoding sodium/hydrogen exchanger encodes MNIRALRPYILAVLMTIPGLALHLAPPDISPFIVTLLSGMAILGASFLLTWACEVAQMDMPQAVAVAVVAFIAVLPEYAVDMYFTWMAGQHPESPYSHYAIANMTGANRLLIGVGWSAIVLIFAGRFHSAVTLNDDKRTDVLFLAMATIYALFIPIKGSLTWVDGLVLLGIYVWYILIIMRRPVEEEELEGPAEVLARLAKKIRLRTVGAIFIFSALVILGNAESFSEGLVASGKQLNINEFLLVQWIAPLASEAPEFIVAVMFASRGNAGLALGCLLSSKLNQWTLLVGMIPGVYAVSSGGLSPAINLDTHQFQEILLTAGQSLFAVALLLDLRLHVREAVWLLLLFSLQLLSPLYEVHLESLLGLPHDPLRLHLFYAKVYLVLAVILLVKNWRQTWELRKGFKV; translated from the coding sequence ATGAACATACGCGCCCTACGGCCCTACATTTTGGCAGTGCTCATGACCATTCCCGGTCTTGCCCTGCATCTGGCTCCGCCGGACATTTCTCCGTTTATCGTGACGCTGCTTTCAGGCATGGCCATTCTCGGCGCATCCTTTCTGCTCACCTGGGCCTGTGAAGTGGCGCAGATGGACATGCCGCAGGCCGTGGCAGTGGCTGTGGTGGCCTTTATCGCCGTGCTGCCCGAATATGCGGTGGACATGTACTTTACCTGGATGGCCGGCCAGCATCCCGAAAGCCCCTATTCGCACTATGCCATCGCCAATATGACCGGCGCCAACAGGCTGCTTATCGGCGTGGGCTGGTCGGCCATCGTGCTGATCTTTGCCGGGCGCTTTCACTCGGCGGTAACCCTCAACGACGACAAACGCACCGACGTGCTTTTTCTGGCCATGGCCACGATTTATGCCCTGTTCATCCCCATCAAGGGTTCACTGACCTGGGTGGACGGTCTGGTTCTTCTGGGCATTTACGTGTGGTATATACTTATCATCATGCGCCGCCCCGTGGAGGAAGAAGAACTGGAAGGCCCGGCCGAAGTTCTTGCCAGGCTGGCAAAAAAAATACGGCTGCGCACTGTGGGGGCTATTTTTATTTTTTCGGCCCTGGTTATTCTGGGCAATGCCGAATCTTTCAGCGAAGGGCTTGTTGCCAGCGGAAAACAGTTGAATATCAACGAATTTCTTCTGGTACAATGGATCGCCCCCCTGGCTTCGGAAGCGCCGGAATTTATCGTGGCCGTCATGTTCGCCTCGCGAGGCAACGCCGGACTGGCTCTGGGCTGCCTGCTTTCGTCAAAACTTAATCAATGGACTCTGCTGGTTGGCATGATACCCGGTGTATACGCGGTTTCTTCCGGTGGCCTCAGCCCTGCCATAAACCTTGACACACACCAGTTTCAGGAAATATTACTCACAGCCGGGCAGTCTCTCTTCGCCGTGGCCCTGCTGCTGGACCTGCGCCTGCATGTGCGTGAGGCCGTGTGGCTGCTGCTGCTCTTCAGCCTCCAGCTGCTTTCGCCGCTATACGAGGTGCATCTGGAGAGCCTTCTGGGCCTGCCCCACGACCCGTTGCGTCTGCACCTGTTTTACGCCAAGGTATACCTTGTGCTGGCGGTGATTCTGCTTGTCAAGAACTGGCGGCAGACCTGGGAACTTCGCAAGGGCTTCAAAGTTTAA
- a CDS encoding DUF3298 and DUF4163 domain-containing protein — MPRLLSLLLLVLLLGERAAEAARMPDQQTPSPALSQEFTAIADVTEIAPDGDVAHPIQPAGHTAPENHAHAPGTDAAGQDSADTAEQSARDSAAAIISGVRRPGIIEHQLVHNEPGSPVINISYPSVGSKQIDGDIRQWVTGIATAFDQSSSAAGLSTGPGLDGEHPPYELWASYSITAPSPAGLSITFEVWTYTGGAHGNLDVMTLNYSLLTGQRLGLVDLFEDPDVALSLMSEWSYNELSRRLGGMRQEQMLRTGLNPVPENFASLTLTPQGVRINFQPYQVAPWAAGAQKVDMPLDQLLAARPLLSIWGK; from the coding sequence ATGCCGCGCCTTTTGTCTCTTCTGCTCTTGGTCTTGCTGCTTGGAGAAAGAGCGGCCGAAGCGGCCCGTATGCCGGACCAGCAGACGCCATCCCCCGCCCTTTCACAAGAATTCACAGCCATCGCTGATGTGACGGAAATCGCCCCTGACGGCGATGTCGCACATCCCATACAGCCTGCCGGGCATACCGCGCCCGAAAATCACGCCCATGCCCCCGGAACCGACGCCGCCGGACAGGACAGTGCCGACACTGCGGAGCAGTCCGCCCGCGACAGCGCCGCTGCCATTATTTCCGGCGTGCGCAGACCCGGCATTATCGAGCATCAGCTTGTCCATAACGAACCGGGCAGCCCCGTGATCAATATCAGCTATCCTTCCGTGGGCAGTAAACAGATCGACGGCGACATCCGCCAGTGGGTCACGGGCATTGCCACGGCTTTCGATCAAAGCAGTAGCGCGGCGGGCCTTTCTACAGGCCCTGGCCTTGATGGAGAACACCCGCCTTACGAACTGTGGGCATCTTACAGCATTACCGCCCCCTCGCCCGCAGGACTGAGCATTACCTTTGAAGTCTGGACCTATACCGGCGGTGCGCACGGCAACCTTGACGTCATGACCCTCAATTACAGCCTGCTTACGGGACAACGACTTGGCCTTGTGGACCTTTTCGAAGATCCTGATGTAGCGTTGAGCCTCATGTCCGAATGGTCGTACAACGAGCTTTCCCGGCGTCTTGGCGGCATGCGGCAGGAACAGATGCTGCGCACGGGGCTTAACCCCGTACCGGAAAATTTCGCCAGCCTTACCCTGACCCCACAGGGAGTGCGCATCAATTTTCAGCCATACCAGGTAGCGCCCTGGGCGGCCGGAGCGCAAAAGGTAGACATGCCTCTGGACCAACTGCTGGCCGCCAGACCGTTGCTGAGCATCTGGGGAAAATAA
- a CDS encoding tRNA-specific 2-thiouridylase, with protein sequence MSTGNSTLSNTVAVAVSGGVDSLCALVMLQQAGYSVLALHGLFLPDAAPEPPPGLAAACAALGVPLHVADLRPVFEREVLAPFAAAYAAGRTPNPCALCNRAIKFGALFDAAMGLGAQRLATGHYARLAAAPEDAVTALLPEGLDPAASRDNARISAVDNGCGCTEGRHGVSGAHPPLLAAAHDAAKDQSYFLSLVPRERLARACFPLAEQDKARSREIVARAGLAVPVPNESQDICFAPVVSGAATAGLAAADAYRPFLERRWQKAALVPPGPGPVFLRDAAGGLREIARHKGLWRYTEGQRKGLGIAHSEPLYVLAKDGTANALVVGPRALLGVTRCLTGAANVSLPQQYWTGELLVRLRHRQKPSPAVVTLDASGRLDICFAEPQFPSAPGQVAAVYDGRGHVLAAGIVETMT encoded by the coding sequence ATGTCTACCGGTAACAGCACGTTATCCAATACCGTGGCCGTGGCCGTAAGCGGCGGCGTGGACAGTCTTTGCGCCCTTGTCATGCTGCAACAGGCAGGATACAGCGTATTGGCGCTGCACGGTCTTTTTTTGCCTGATGCCGCTCCTGAACCACCGCCTGGCCTTGCTGCGGCCTGTGCGGCTCTTGGCGTACCCCTGCATGTGGCAGACCTGCGGCCTGTTTTCGAGCGAGAAGTGCTGGCTCCCTTTGCCGCTGCCTACGCTGCGGGCCGCACGCCCAATCCCTGCGCACTATGTAACCGCGCCATAAAATTCGGTGCCTTGTTTGATGCCGCCATGGGGCTGGGCGCGCAGAGGCTGGCTACCGGGCACTATGCGCGGCTGGCCGCCGCGCCGGAAGACGCAGTGACGGCCCTTCTGCCGGAAGGACTGGACCCGGCGGCATCTCGGGACAATGCCCGCATTTCCGCCGTTGACAACGGTTGCGGCTGCACGGAAGGGCGGCATGGCGTGAGTGGGGCGCATCCGCCCCTGCTGGCTGCGGCGCATGACGCCGCCAAGGACCAGAGCTATTTTTTGAGCCTTGTACCGCGGGAGCGGCTGGCCCGGGCCTGTTTTCCGCTTGCGGAACAGGACAAGGCCCGCAGCCGTGAAATTGTGGCCCGGGCGGGTCTGGCCGTGCCTGTTCCCAATGAGAGCCAGGATATCTGCTTCGCTCCGGTTGTGAGTGGGGCTGCAACTGCGGGTCTGGCTGCTGCCGATGCCTACCGGCCTTTTCTTGAACGCCGCTGGCAGAAGGCCGCGCTTGTGCCGCCTGGTCCGGGACCCGTCTTTTTGCGTGATGCCGCGGGGGGACTGCGGGAGATCGCCCGGCACAAAGGCCTCTGGCGCTATACCGAAGGGCAGCGCAAGGGCCTGGGCATAGCCCACAGCGAACCCCTGTATGTGCTCGCCAAGGATGGCACGGCCAATGCCCTTGTGGTGGGGCCGCGCGCCTTGCTGGGCGTCACACGCTGCCTCACGGGCGCGGCCAACGTGTCCCTGCCGCAGCAGTACTGGACCGGTGAACTGCTGGTGCGCCTGCGGCACAGGCAGAAACCGTCGCCCGCTGTGGTGACGCTGGACGCCTCGGGTCGCCTGGATATATGTTTTGCGGAACCGCAGTTTCCTTCTGCTCCCGGGCAGGTCGCGGCTGTGTACGACGGCCGGGGGCATGTGCTGGCGGCCGGCATTGTGGAGACTATGACGTAG
- a CDS encoding amino acid ABC transporter ATP-binding protein, translating to MTESSTTATQAAPAPIITISNVWKYFGSLPALQDVSLDVATGERVVIIGPSGSGKSTLLRSINRLEEIDQGSIVVKGQNIMSPDNDINLVRQNLGMVFQQFNLFPHKTVLENLTLAPIKLRKLSREEAESRALGLLKKVGISDKANVYPAMLSGGQQQRVAIARALAMQPDIMLFDEPTSALDPEMVGEVLDVMVKLAEEGMTMVCVTHEMGFARTVADRLIFMDQGQIVEQGRPETLFTTPRHPRLRQFLNQIL from the coding sequence ATGACGGAAAGTAGCACCACGGCCACGCAGGCCGCCCCTGCGCCCATCATTACCATCAGTAATGTATGGAAGTACTTCGGCTCGCTGCCCGCCCTGCAGGATGTGAGCCTGGACGTGGCTACCGGCGAGCGGGTGGTTATCATCGGCCCTTCCGGCTCGGGAAAATCGACCCTGCTGCGCTCCATAAACCGCCTGGAAGAAATCGACCAGGGCAGTATTGTGGTCAAGGGGCAGAATATAATGAGCCCGGACAACGATATTAACCTGGTGCGGCAGAATCTGGGCATGGTGTTTCAGCAATTCAACCTTTTTCCGCACAAGACCGTGCTGGAAAACCTGACGCTTGCACCCATCAAGTTGCGCAAGCTTTCGCGCGAAGAGGCTGAGTCCCGCGCGCTGGGACTGCTGAAAAAAGTGGGCATCAGCGACAAGGCCAATGTGTACCCGGCCATGCTTTCCGGCGGGCAGCAACAGCGTGTGGCCATTGCTCGCGCGCTCGCCATGCAGCCCGATATCATGCTGTTCGACGAACCCACTTCCGCCCTTGATCCGGAAATGGTGGGTGAAGTGCTGGACGTTATGGTCAAGCTGGCTGAAGAGGGTATGACCATGGTCTGCGTCACCCACGAAATGGGCTTTGCCCGTACCGTGGCGGACCGTCTTATCTTTATGGACCAAGGGCAGATCGTTGAGCAGGGCAGACCGGAAACCCTGTTTACTACCCCCCGCCATCCCCGCCTGCGCCAGTTCCTGAACCAGATCTTATAG
- a CDS encoding amino acid ABC transporter permease has product MHDKKDGSKGNIIMVTEGASIPDPREWRLINAWSIALVGAISTLFALCLLWPEPYLRILLYLPDGVLITFKITVLSICCAVPLGLLTGLGRISNNRLINLIASTYVEVIRGIPLLVQIFYIYYALSRFVQVSGVTSAVVAISFCYGAYMGEVFRAGITAINKGQSEAARSLGFNGFQTMRYVVLPQAMRTILPPVGNECIAMLKDTSLVSIMAVPDIMQRARSFVGTTYLYFETYTVVALLYLVITLILSKTVSIMEARLNYYDGK; this is encoded by the coding sequence ATGCACGATAAAAAAGACGGAAGCAAGGGCAACATCATTATGGTCACGGAGGGGGCCTCCATCCCTGACCCCCGCGAATGGCGGCTCATCAATGCCTGGTCCATTGCCCTTGTCGGGGCCATTTCCACTCTGTTCGCCCTGTGCCTGCTCTGGCCCGAACCCTATTTGCGCATTTTGCTCTATCTGCCGGACGGCGTTCTTATCACCTTCAAGATCACCGTTCTTTCCATCTGCTGTGCCGTACCTCTTGGCCTGCTCACCGGCCTCGGGCGTATTTCAAACAATCGCCTGATCAACCTTATTGCTTCCACCTATGTGGAAGTGATCCGCGGCATTCCTTTGCTGGTGCAGATTTTTTACATCTACTACGCGCTTTCACGTTTTGTGCAGGTCAGCGGCGTTACTTCCGCCGTGGTGGCCATCAGTTTTTGCTACGGCGCGTATATGGGCGAAGTATTTCGCGCGGGCATTACCGCCATCAACAAGGGGCAGAGCGAAGCTGCACGCTCGCTGGGCTTCAACGGCTTTCAGACCATGCGTTATGTGGTCCTGCCGCAGGCCATGCGCACCATTCTGCCGCCCGTGGGCAATGAATGCATAGCCATGCTCAAAGATACCTCGCTGGTGTCCATTATGGCTGTGCCCGATATCATGCAGCGTGCCAGAAGCTTTGTGGGAACCACCTATCTCTATTTTGAAACGTATACGGTGGTGGCTCTTCTGTATCTTGTCATCACGCTCATCCTTTCAAAAACCGTGAGCATCATGGAAGCCAGGCTGAACTATTATGACGGAAAGTAG
- a CDS encoding basic amino acid ABC transporter substrate-binding protein, producing the protein MIRRFVFALLVLTLFCGQALAAEKYVVATDCTWPPMELLDENKQPVGFDVDFITEVGKAAGFEVDVRNIAWDGIFGGVATGQYDIVAAATTITPERQKQFDFSDPYYEVAQAVVLPAGQNIKSLDDLKGKKVGGQIGTTGVFVIRKSGVPVDLKEYDDVGLAIQDMLGGRIDAVICDEPVAMYYANKKADTAGKLNLSFKTAEKEYYGFTVRKGRTDLVEKLNKGIKAVKASGVEAQLLEKWMGKAD; encoded by the coding sequence ATGATACGTCGTTTTGTTTTCGCCCTGCTGGTTCTGACCCTGTTTTGTGGTCAGGCTTTGGCCGCTGAAAAATATGTTGTGGCTACCGACTGCACCTGGCCGCCTATGGAGCTTCTTGATGAAAACAAGCAGCCCGTCGGCTTTGACGTGGATTTTATTACTGAAGTGGGCAAGGCCGCCGGTTTTGAGGTGGACGTCCGCAATATCGCGTGGGACGGTATTTTTGGCGGCGTAGCCACCGGCCAGTATGATATTGTGGCTGCTGCCACAACCATCACGCCCGAGCGCCAGAAGCAGTTTGATTTTTCCGATCCCTACTATGAGGTGGCCCAGGCTGTGGTGCTGCCTGCGGGGCAGAACATAAAGAGCCTTGACGACCTCAAGGGCAAAAAAGTGGGCGGCCAGATCGGCACCACCGGCGTTTTTGTTATCCGTAAGTCCGGTGTGCCTGTGGATCTCAAGGAATATGACGACGTGGGCCTGGCTATCCAGGACATGCTCGGCGGCCGCATTGACGCCGTGATCTGCGACGAGCCTGTGGCCATGTATTACGCTAACAAAAAGGCCGACACTGCCGGCAAGCTGAACCTTTCGTTCAAGACCGCCGAAAAGGAATACTACGGCTTTACCGTGCGCAAGGGCCGTACGGACCTGGTGGAAAAACTCAACAAGGGTATCAAGGCCGTCAAGGCTTCGGGCGTAGAGGCCCAGCTGCTTGAGAAGTGGATGGGCAAGGCCGACTAA
- a CDS encoding basic amino acid ABC transporter substrate-binding protein produces the protein MLRRMTLAFAGFVLMCSSAMAAEKIVVASDCTWPPMEMLDANKKPEGYSSDYLRAVGKAAGLDMDIRNVAWDGIFGGVATGQYDVVASSVTITPERQKQFDFTEPYYEVVQAVVLPEGQSVKSLADLKGKKVGGQIGTTGIFVTRKADVGADIKEYDDVGLAIQDLVNGRIDAVVCDDPVAMYYVNKKADTAGKLNLSYKTAEKEYYGFTVRKGRKDLLDKLNKGIREVKASGEEARIIEKWMGKSN, from the coding sequence ATGCTTCGCCGAATGACACTCGCCTTCGCTGGTTTTGTTCTGATGTGCAGCTCTGCTATGGCCGCTGAAAAAATCGTGGTCGCCAGCGACTGTACCTGGCCACCCATGGAAATGCTTGATGCCAACAAGAAACCCGAAGGGTACTCCAGCGATTACCTGCGGGCCGTAGGCAAGGCCGCAGGTCTTGATATGGACATCCGCAACGTGGCCTGGGACGGTATTTTCGGCGGTGTGGCCACCGGGCAGTACGATGTTGTGGCCTCTTCCGTCACCATTACGCCCGAACGCCAGAAACAGTTTGACTTCACCGAGCCTTACTATGAGGTTGTGCAGGCCGTGGTGCTGCCCGAAGGGCAGAGCGTCAAGAGCCTGGCCGACCTCAAGGGCAAAAAGGTGGGCGGCCAGATCGGCACCACCGGCATCTTTGTGACCCGTAAGGCCGATGTCGGCGCTGACATCAAGGAATATGACGACGTGGGCCTGGCTATTCAGGACCTGGTCAATGGCCGCATTGACGCGGTGGTCTGTGATGACCCGGTAGCCATGTACTATGTGAACAAAAAGGCCGACACCGCCGGCAAGCTGAACCTTTCTTACAAGACCGCCGAAAAGGAATACTACGGCTTTACCGTGCGCAAGGGCCGCAAGGACCTTTTGGACAAGCTCAATAAAGGCATCAGAGAAGTAAAGGCATCCGGTGAGGAAGCCAGGATAATTGAAAAGTGGATGGGCAAATCCAACTAG
- a CDS encoding NYN domain-containing protein — translation MARFTGFDEVYSALYVDFDNIFTRFLEIDPEAARAFGAAPYRWVRWIENHALRILYGEGVRRRILKRMCYLNPQRYQEFRNSFIRSAFQVVDCPPLTSRGKTSTDIHLVMDCMDDLSHSTKFDEFIILSGDADFTPLLIRLQEHARRTLVLSVGYSSPAYTAAASWRIREDWFLQQALRDDRDDLDGDTGDVSGKPSPHATLVQAAARAPEGHNGYDNRDDAFPADDADNGEGPSPGNAW, via the coding sequence ATGGCACGATTTACAGGATTTGATGAGGTTTACAGCGCTCTTTATGTCGATTTTGACAACATTTTTACCCGTTTTCTTGAAATTGACCCTGAGGCGGCCCGTGCCTTCGGCGCCGCACCGTACCGCTGGGTACGCTGGATAGAGAATCACGCCCTGCGCATCCTTTACGGCGAAGGCGTGCGCCGCCGCATCCTGAAACGCATGTGCTATCTCAATCCGCAGCGTTATCAGGAGTTTCGCAACTCTTTCATCCGCAGCGCCTTTCAGGTTGTGGATTGTCCGCCCCTTACATCCCGCGGCAAGACAAGCACTGATATTCATCTTGTCATGGACTGCATGGATGATCTTTCGCACTCTACAAAATTTGATGAATTCATTATACTTTCCGGAGATGCTGATTTTACCCCTCTGCTTATCCGCCTTCAGGAGCACGCCAGGCGCACCCTTGTGCTTTCTGTGGGTTACTCCTCTCCGGCATATACGGCCGCGGCTTCATGGCGTATCCGTGAAGACTGGTTTTTGCAACAGGCTCTGCGTGATGATCGCGATGACCTGGATGGAGATACCGGTGATGTTTCAGGCAAGCCATCCCCCCATGCCACACTGGTGCAGGCGGCGGCCCGTGCGCCCGAAGGCCATAACGGCTACGATAATCGCGATGATGCCTTTCCCGCAGATGATGCCGATAACGGCGAAGGACCATCGCCCGGCAACGCCTGGTAA
- a CDS encoding O-antigen ligase family protein: MQNLLEYGKNQITALRAALAAFRQMPPAERWFFCLFWSFWASLATFPSGYAIRDIMPVVCLIFLTLYYRCNWRHSVLRRLGAWPLFACLGLMVFIGVAFSQSPGASLLHAGSGLNKGFILPFIAMECVRGEKDLRRLVWASVLAVFWQGLDGVWQAQTGRDFLMGYPLHSGRLTGSFDDYEVGNYIALALIPAFGLWFILRQFFSRLPSLLLSTAVLWPAFFLLAGAGSRSGALAIAAAMGLWLLLTGSSSVRWKGPLFAAAALLLILVAQGRARLDAVVEDGRWSLWKLGWRVFLEHPWFGAGAGQYNAAFRSLGLSPEKDAITISHPHNIYLDMLYAHGLVGFALGMIFLLGFSWWGYTRIRPRLQAERTREKKGIYWHMTACFWMGFVAWLFNGIFGHDFYRVWWLALAMCHLGVMIGAVVNGPAGRKEADDARTAGRPDGLSTAAEMAGTKTDGA; encoded by the coding sequence GTGCAAAATCTGCTGGAATATGGCAAAAACCAGATAACCGCCTTGCGTGCCGCCTTGGCGGCATTTCGACAGATGCCGCCCGCCGAGCGCTGGTTCTTCTGCCTTTTCTGGTCATTCTGGGCCTCGCTTGCCACATTTCCCTCGGGCTATGCCATTCGCGATATCATGCCGGTGGTCTGCCTGATCTTTCTCACCCTGTATTACCGCTGCAACTGGCGTCACAGCGTATTGCGCAGGCTGGGGGCATGGCCGCTCTTCGCCTGCCTCGGACTCATGGTCTTTATAGGCGTGGCCTTTTCGCAAAGCCCCGGCGCATCCCTGCTGCATGCCGGGTCTGGCCTCAACAAGGGGTTCATTCTGCCGTTCATCGCCATGGAGTGCGTCCGTGGAGAAAAAGATCTGCGCCGCCTGGTATGGGCCAGCGTGCTGGCCGTTTTCTGGCAGGGACTTGATGGTGTGTGGCAGGCGCAGACAGGCAGGGATTTCCTCATGGGCTACCCGCTCCACAGCGGGCGGCTGACAGGCAGTTTTGACGACTACGAAGTAGGCAACTACATTGCCCTCGCCCTCATACCGGCATTCGGCCTTTGGTTCATCCTGCGGCAGTTTTTTTCACGGTTGCCGTCACTGCTGTTGAGCACAGCCGTTCTCTGGCCAGCTTTTTTCCTGCTGGCCGGCGCCGGCAGCCGCAGCGGAGCGCTGGCCATCGCCGCCGCCATGGGGCTGTGGCTGCTCCTGACGGGCAGCTCTTCGGTCCGCTGGAAAGGCCCGCTTTTTGCCGCAGCCGCCCTGCTTCTGATTCTTGTGGCTCAAGGCCGCGCCCGCCTGGACGCTGTGGTGGAAGACGGCCGCTGGAGCCTGTGGAAGCTCGGCTGGCGCGTTTTTCTGGAGCACCCCTGGTTCGGCGCCGGAGCCGGGCAGTATAATGCCGCTTTTCGCAGCCTGGGCCTCAGCCCGGAAAAAGACGCCATAACCATCAGCCACCCGCACAATATCTATCTGGACATGCTGTACGCGCACGGGCTTGTGGGTTTTGCCCTGGGCATGATTTTTCTGCTGGGTTTCTCCTGGTGGGGATATACGCGCATCAGGCCACGCCTGCAGGCTGAGCGCACCCGCGAGAAAAAAGGTATTTACTGGCACATGACGGCCTGCTTCTGGATGGGCTTTGTGGCCTGGCTTTTTAACGGCATTTTCGGCCACGATTTTTACAGGGTCTGGTGGCTGGCTCTGGCCATGTGCCACCTGGGCGTCATGATCGGCGCGGTCGTCAACGGACCGGCAGGCCGGAAAGAGGCAGATGATGCGAGAACCGCAGGCAGGCCGGACGGCCTTTCCACAGCGGCGGAAATGGCGGGAACAAAAACAGACGGCGCGTAA
- a CDS encoding FAD-dependent thymidylate synthase has product MLDEKFTGNGKVVLLAGGGKIYTDIAARFVRSERDLEDIVASPYSKKIVENILSSGHRAALEFDFFIFGLEGYSRVTETQLVRKRLASYLIKSGRAELGGKRRYSVVYPRGVAEFTAPVTLPGGATVNLSGRDLADLGRQWYEAGLDADLPEEDLRYLKPQATEFKAIVGMNAHALLDWFSIRCCRNAQHEIRHLAWQMLRLCRKAAPDLFAGAGPNCVQLGYCPENALQNARCRGRIITKDEAMALLRSARGTAAAPPAQDEFAGD; this is encoded by the coding sequence ATGCTGGATGAAAAATTTACCGGAAACGGCAAGGTCGTGCTACTGGCCGGCGGCGGCAAAATCTATACAGACATCGCGGCGCGCTTTGTGCGTAGCGAGAGGGACCTTGAAGACATTGTGGCTTCGCCCTATTCCAAAAAAATAGTGGAGAACATCCTGTCATCGGGGCACAGGGCCGCGCTGGAGTTTGATTTTTTCATTTTCGGCCTTGAGGGTTACTCCCGTGTGACCGAAACCCAGCTTGTGCGCAAGCGTCTGGCCTCTTACCTTATCAAGTCGGGCCGGGCGGAGCTTGGCGGCAAGCGCCGTTATTCTGTGGTGTACCCTCGCGGCGTGGCGGAGTTCACCGCGCCGGTGACCCTGCCCGGCGGCGCAACGGTGAACCTGAGTGGGCGCGACCTCGCCGATCTCGGCCGTCAATGGTATGAGGCGGGGCTTGATGCGGACCTGCCGGAAGAAGATCTGCGTTATCTCAAGCCGCAGGCTACGGAGTTCAAGGCCATTGTGGGCATGAATGCCCACGCTCTGCTGGACTGGTTTTCCATCCGCTGCTGCCGTAACGCCCAGCACGAAATACGGCACCTTGCCTGGCAGATGCTGCGCCTGTGCCGCAAGGCTGCCCCCGATCTTTTCGCAGGGGCCGGACCCAACTGCGTACAACTGGGCTATTGTCCGGAAAATGCCCTTCAGAATGCCCGCTGTAGAGGCCGCATCATTACCAAGGACGAGGCCATGGCCTTGCTGCGTTCTGCCCGGGGGACCGCAGCCGCACCTCCGGCTCAGGATGAGTTTGCAGGAGACTAG
- the trpB gene encoding tryptophan synthase subunit beta codes for MSQHSAPHDKPDSNGFFGAYGGQYVPEPVKARLDELTAAMESALADPGFMQELNDLFIHYTGRPSPVFHCANLSHKLGGAQIWLKREDLNHLGAHKINNTLGQCLLAKRMGKSRIIAETGAGQHGVATAATAALMGLECTICMGEVDMERQHLNVIRMRMLGADVVAATSGQRTLKEAVDEALALWVADDAMFYVLGSAVGPHPYPYMVRQFQSVVGSEAREQMLEACGRLPDAALACVGGGSNAIGIFSGFVNDAGVRLIGVEPGGHGTDYGQHAASLCLGEPGVLHGFNSYMIKNAAGDAGSVYSISAGLDYPSVGPEHSMLKDAGRAEYVSITDKEALEAFFTLSRHEGIIPALESSHALAHAIKMAPGMPQDAILLVNLSGRGDKDVAQVAEMMEKGEI; via the coding sequence ATGAGCCAGCATTCCGCACCCCACGACAAACCGGACAGCAACGGCTTTTTCGGCGCTTACGGCGGCCAGTATGTTCCCGAACCAGTCAAGGCCCGCCTGGATGAACTGACTGCGGCTATGGAGTCTGCCTTGGCCGACCCCGGCTTCATGCAGGAACTCAACGACCTTTTCATCCATTATACAGGACGTCCAAGCCCTGTCTTTCACTGCGCCAACCTGAGCCATAAACTGGGCGGCGCGCAGATATGGCTCAAGCGCGAAGACCTCAACCATCTCGGGGCGCACAAGATCAACAATACACTCGGCCAGTGCCTGCTGGCCAAGCGTATGGGCAAAAGCCGCATCATCGCCGAAACCGGCGCGGGGCAGCACGGCGTGGCTACAGCCGCCACAGCCGCCCTTATGGGACTTGAGTGCACCATCTGCATGGGCGAAGTGGACATGGAGCGCCAGCACCTCAACGTCATCCGCATGCGCATGCTCGGAGCCGACGTCGTGGCGGCCACATCCGGCCAGCGCACGCTCAAGGAAGCCGTGGACGAAGCCCTTGCCCTGTGGGTGGCGGACGATGCCATGTTTTATGTGCTGGGCTCTGCTGTGGGACCGCACCCCTATCCTTATATGGTACGCCAGTTCCAGTCTGTGGTGGGCAGCGAGGCCCGCGAGCAGATGCTCGAAGCCTGCGGCCGTCTGCCCGATGCGGCGCTGGCCTGCGTGGGCGGCGGTTCAAACGCCATCGGCATTTTTTCCGGCTTTGTGAATGACGCCGGCGTGCGCCTTATCGGCGTGGAGCCAGGCGGACACGGCACGGACTACGGCCAGCACGCGGCCTCGCTCTGCCTTGGCGAACCGGGCGTACTGCACGGCTTTAATTCCTATATGATCAAGAATGCCGCAGGCGATGCCGGATCTGTGTATTCCATATCCGCAGGACTGGACTACCCCTCGGTAGGCCCGGAACACTCCATGCTCAAGGATGCGGGCCGCGCCGAATATGTCAGCATTACCGACAAGGAAGCCCTGGAAGCCTTCTTCACCCTGTCCCGCCACGAAGGCATCATCCCGGCACTTGAATCATCCCACGCCCTGGCACATGCCATCAAGATGGCCCCGGGCATGCCGCAGGATGCCATCCTGCTGGTCAACCTTTCCGGCCGGGGAGACAAGGATGTGGCACAAGTAGCGGAAATGATGGAAAAAGGCGAAATCTGA